One Temnothorax longispinosus isolate EJ_2023e chromosome 8, Tlon_JGU_v1, whole genome shotgun sequence genomic region harbors:
- the LOC139818318 gene encoding uncharacterized protein, producing the protein MPRRKVERSKEEEEEFQRQRRKRKVQNQYNRRQIAKKAINKNNVVVNEISDTNSIANTSSVSNVIQDVTYTEYQSDTNSIANTSSVSNVIQDVTYTEYQSDTNCIAGTSSVDQVIQRITRAEHQSRYRLHSNESIDYRLNDNSNLDLEIVQNLEHIMREYNVFAQSYQMMGEELENQRQLESNQLELQLFFNLRPETDRRRYNAQRTNEVAAVFVTTADGEIPESYVVVRNKNTKTLQNISIMNPNVEPWIYPLFYPYGTQGWHCHLKKLNSDKRISRGQYVKYRITIRDDFNILLLGRRLFQQWLVDNYVRIERDRTEYCKTHQKELRFETYQGLIDYMQNIVNNLNGRIGKMVILPSTFIGSPRNMFQNYQDAMTIM; encoded by the exons ATGCCAAGACGTAAAGTAGAACGttcgaaagaagaagaagaggaatttCAACGACAACGTCGTAAGAGAAAAGTGCAAAATCAATACAATCGCCGACAGATTgcaaaaaaagcaattaataaaaacaatgtaGTAGTTAATGAAATATCTGATACTAACTCTATTGCCAATACATCATCTGTTAGTAATGTAATACAAGATGTCACGTATACAGAATATCAATCTGATACTAACTCTATTGCCAATACATCATCTGTTAGTAATGTAATACAAGATGTCACGTATACAGAATATCAATCTGATACTAATTGTATTGCCGGTACATCGTCTGTTGATCAAGTGATACAACGCATTACACGTGCAGAACATCAATCTCGTTATCGATTAC ATTCAAATGAATCTATAGATTATCGTCTTAATGATAATTCAAATTTGGATTTGGAAATCGTGCAAAATCTTGAGCACATAATGCGAGAATATAACGTGTTTGCTCAATCATATCAAATGATGGgtgaagaattagaaaatcaaCGACAATTAGAATCGAATCAATTGGAATTACAATTATTCTTTAACTTAAGACCAGAAACGGATCGACGTCGATATAATGCCCAAAGAACGAATGAAGTTGCTGCTGTTTTCGTTACAACTGCTGATGGAGAAATCCCTGAATCATACGTTGTagtacgtaataaaaataccaAAACTTTGCAAAATATCAGTATCATGAACCCAAATGTTGAGCCATGGATTTATCCATTGTTTTATCCATACGGTACTCAAGGATGGCATTgtcatttaaagaaattaaatagtgACAAACGTATAAGTAGAGGGCAATATGTCAAGTATCGCATTACTATTCGtgatgattttaatattttgttattaggACGACGCTTATTCCAACAATGGCTTGTAGACAATTATGTAAGAATTGAAAGAGACAGAACGGAATATTGCAAAACTCATCAAAAAGAGTTGCGCTTTGAAACATATCAAGGTTTAATagattatatgcaaaatatagtaaataatttaaatggaCGTATTGGAAAAATGGTTATACTTCCTTCTACGTTTATCGGCTCACCACGTAATATGTTTCAAAATTACCAAGATGCAATGACAATT ATGTGa
- the LOC139817994 gene encoding uncharacterized protein — MHRGRKYFCDRCLHYFHSSEKLEAHGVDCREINNCAIRLPSEDDKWLSFKNHSRKERLPYVVYADLECTLEKTDADPTTSTFKSQHHRVFSIGYYVRCSYDDSLSAYRFRRDKDCVAWFAEELRRLAHDVKNILSDNIRMVDFTRDEWKKFNSATHCHVCEKPFEPDDVRVRDHCHLTGNYRGPAHSNCNLNYKNSYFIPIVFHNLSGYDSHFIIKEIATAYEGHVDLLPITKEKYISFTKNVKSTEDKYNQNCIKLRFIDSYKFLSTSLEKLASFLDKDKLKIIRSKFSALSDQDFELLTRKGVFPYEYIDCVEKLEDTCLPSRDSFYSSLTGDTVSESDYAHAVNVWQRFSIRTLGDYSDLYLKIDVLLLADIFENFRDSCVGSYGLDPAYYYTLPGFTWDAMLKHTGINFELLTDIDMVMFIERGIRGGLSQCSNRYAVANNRYMQSYDTSKPSSYLMYFDVNNLYGWAMCQPLPYADFRWVEDVSNFEFSAIALDSPTGYILEVDLEYPQNKHDAHTDLPFCPTRDKPPGKRQDKLLATLYDKKRYVIHYGNLQQCTRHGLRITKIHRVLQFAQSPWLRNYIELNTKFRTQAKNDFEKNLYKLMNNAVFGKTMENVRNHVDVKLLSKWKGRYGAEALISKPNFHSRSVFSENLIAVELRKLEVKFDKPIYVGMCILDISKVCLYEFHHEYMSPLYRDKCRIMYTDTDSLIYHVECEDVYMNMKRDIAKFDTSDYAINNAYGIPLANKKIPGLMKDENNGAIMTKFVGLRAKMYALRVDGKKDCKKAKGVKSNVVARSITFDDYTRCLRDEIEMKRRQACIRSEKHEVYTVSETKIALSPYDDKRYIIPNSTDTLPWGHYQIPL, encoded by the exons ATGCATCGTGGtcggaaatacttttgcgatcg atgtttacattattttcattcgaGCGAGAAATTGGAAGCCCACGGTGTAGACTGCCGAGAGATAAACAACTGTGCCATCCGACTACCGAGCGAGGACGACAAGTGGCTGAGTTTCAAGAATCACAGCAGGAAGGAACGACTTCCATATGTCGTGTACGCCGACCTGGAATGTACCCTTGAGAAGACGGATGCGGATCCGACAACGTCCACGTTCAAGTCTCAACATCATCGGGTATTTAGTATAGGATATTACGTGCGGTGCTCATACGACGACTCGTTATCCGCGTAtcgatttcgtcgcgataaggattgcgtcgcgtggttcgccGAGGAACTAAGACGTTTAGCACACGACGTAAAGAACATCTTGTCCGATAATATACGCATGGTggatttcacgcgagacgagtggaAAAAGTTTAACAGCGCAACGCACTGTCACGTGTGCGAAAAACCGTTCGAGCCAGACGACGTGCGAGTACGCGATCACTGTCACTTGACCGGCAATTATCGAGGTCCCGCGCATTCtaattgtaacttaaattataaaaattcttacttCATTCCCAtagtatttcataatttatcgggTTATGattctcattttattataaaagaaattgccACCGCGTACGAAGGACATGTAGACTTACTCCCAATCACGaaggaaaaatacatttcgtttACGAAGAACGTTAAAAGCACTGAAGATAAATACAACCAAAATTGCATCAAATTAAGATTCATCGACTCGTACAAATTTCTTAGCACGAGTCTCGAAAAATTAGCATCCTTCCTCGATAAggataagttaaaaattatacgttcaaaattttccgcgttatccGACCAAGATTTTGAATTATTGACGCGAAAAGGTGTCTTTCCGTACGAGTACATTGACTGCGTCGAAAAGTTGGAGGATACGTGTTTACCATcgcgcgactcgttttacagttcattgacaggcgacaccgtatccgagagcgattacgcgcacgccgtcAACGTCTGGCAGCGGTTCTCCATTCGAACGCTCGGTGACTACAGCGATCTGTATCTAAAGATCgatgtcttgctgttggccgatatctttgaaaattttcgcgatagcTGCGTCGGGAGTTATGGACTCGATCCGGCGTATTATTACACTCTACCGGGGTTTACGTGGGACGCTATGTTGAAGCATACGGGTATCAATTTCGAACTGCTCACGgacattgacatggtcatgttCATCGAACGCGGTATTCGCGGCGGTTTGAGTCAATGTTCAAACAGATACGCGGTGGCCAATAACAGGTACATGCAATCTTATGATACATCGAAACCATCGTCGTACCTGATGTATTTCGACGTAAACAACTTGTACGGTTGGGCAATGTGCCAACCATTGCCATATGCAGATTTTCGATGGGTCGAAGACGTCTCGAATTTCGAGTTTAGCGCGATCGCTTTGGATTCGCCCACGGGTTACATTCTTGAAGTCGATCTAGAGTATCCGCAGAATAAACACGACGCGCACACCGACTtaccgttctgtccgacgcgcgataaaccaCCCGGCAAACGGCAGGACAAACTTCTCGCCACGCTGTACGATAAGAAGCGTTATGTCATACACTACGGCAACCTACAGCAATGCACGCGCCACGGTCTTCGCATCACAAAAATTCATCGCGTATTACAATTCGCTCAATCTCCATGGCTCCGCAATTACATCGaacttaatacaaaatttagaacACAGGCCAAAAacgattttgagaaaaatctgTATAAATTGATGAACAACGCGGTTTTCGGGAAAACGATGGAGAACGTTCGAAATCACgttgatgtaaaattattatcaaagtgGAAAGgtagatacggcgcggaggcaCTGATCTCGAAACCAAATTTTCACAGCAGGAgcgttttttcggaaaatctgATAGCCGTTGAACTGCGAAAACTCGAGGTTAAATTTGACAAACCTATTTACGTCGGCATGTGCATTCTCGACATATCGAAAGTCTGTTTGTACGAATTTCATCACGAGTACATGTCTCCCCTGTATCGCGACAAGTGTAGAATTATGTATACCGATACGGACAGTCTGATATATCACGTAGAATGCGAGGATGTGTACATGAACATGAAACGCGATATCGCTAAATTCGACACgagcgattacgcgatcaACAACGCGTACGGTATCCCACtcgccaataaaaaaattccggGCTTGATGAAAGATGAAAACAACGGTGCGATTATGACCAAATTCGTTGGACTCAGGGCGAAGATGTATGCCTTGCGAGTGGACGGTAAGAAAGACTGTAAAAAAGCGAAAGGTGTTAAGAGCAACGTCGTAGCCAGGTCGataacgttcgacgattacacGAGATGTCTGCGagacgaaattgaaatgaaGCGACGGCAGGCTTGCATAAGGTCCGAAAAACACGAGGTGTACACCGTGTCCGAAACAAAAATCGCTCTGAGTCCGTACGACGACAAGCGATACATTATACCTAATTCGACCGATACGTTACCGTGGGGACATTATCAAATACCTTTGTAA
- the LOC139818319 gene encoding uncharacterized protein — MVTPKEQTEGDRTHQVKEELQINRDTTRYAYALSQIDTRYAKEIKDIVTSPPAEHRYKTLKKTLIQRLSTSQEQRTRQLLEREELGDRKPSQFLRHLKGLAGTAVPDSLLRTLWLGRLPAQMQVILATRQGDRLEDVAEQADRIHEVNDRAIVAAVEATSTEKTTLQAQIEALTKQVAALTTQFSQERKRWRADRSRSRSRNRGHTKGFTVEHCYYHRTFKDKARKCEKPCTYKAIKPAKPENTEGSC, encoded by the exons ATGGTGACACCAAAGGAGCAAACGGAAGGGGACAGAACCCACCAAGTCAAGGAGGAGCTCCAGATAAACCGC GACACAACGCGGTACGCCTACGCGCTATCGCAGATAGATACCAGATATGCCAAGGAGATAAAAGACATCGTCACGTCTCCACCAGCGGAACATAGATACAAAACGCTGAAGAAGACGCTCATACAGCGCCTATCTACATCCCAGGAGCAACGAACGAGACAACTACTAGAGCGCGAAGAGCTCGGCGACAGGAAGCCATCGCAATTCTTGCGCCACCTAAAAGGACTAGCAGGCACCGCAGTGCCAGATAGCCTACTCCGAACACTGTGGCTAGGGAGATTACCAGCTCAGATGCAGGTCATCTTGGCAACTCGTCAAGGAGATCGATTGGAAGACGTCGCAGAACAAGCCGACCGCATACACGAGGTCAACGACCGCGCAATCGTCGCAGCAGTAGAGGCAACCTCCACAGAGAAAACGACGCTACAAGCACAAATCGAGGCGCTAACGAAACAGGTGGCAGCGCTAACAACACAGTTCTCGCAGGAAAGAAAACGATGGAGAGCGGACCGATCCCGCAGCCGCAGCCGCAACCGTGGCCACACCAAGGGTTTCACGGTGGAACACTGTTACTACCACCGTACTTTTAAAGATAAAGCACGAAAATGCGAGAAACCGTGCACCTACAAGGCGATCAAACCGGCCAAGCCGGAAAACACGGAGGGCAGTTGCTGA